The sequence AAGTTACTATCGTTTGTTGGATCATATTTTAATGCGAATCTGTGATGGCTTAATGTCGATCCCTGGTATTTTATTGGCGATTGCTTTAATGGCGGCACTTGGTCCGTCTTCAACCAATGTCATTATTGCGTTATCCATTGTTTTTACGCCTAACATTGCACGGATTGTGCGGTCTTCGGCGCTGACGATTCGAGAGCAAACGTATATTGAAGCCATGCATGCGCAAGGCGCGAGTGCAATGCGTATTATTTGGCGACATATTGCACCGAATACGATTTCGCCGCTTGTTGTTCAAGCAACGTTTGTTTTTGCAGAGGCGATTATTTCTGAGGCGGCACTAAGTTTCTTGGGGGCAGGGATTCCAGCTCCAGAGCCTAGTTGGGGAAATATTCTCTTCGCGGGTAAGTTGGTCATTTTTAAAGCATGGTGGATGGTTGTATTCCCAGCGGCTATTATTGTGTTATCCGTCTTAGGCTTGAATCTATTAGGGGACGGCTTACGTGATTTCATCGATCCACATACATCTAAGAAGAATAAGAAATAAGGATTATTCGATGGAGGGAGGTACATCTATGGCGAAGCAGCCTCTTTTAGCGGTAGAAAATATTAAAACACATTTTTACACGGATCGAGGGCGTGTCACGGCAGTTGATGGCATTAGCTTTCGTTTGGATGCTGGTGAAATTATCGGTGTGGTGGGCGAATCTGGCTGTGGTAAAAGCGTGATGTCTCAATCAATCATGCGGTTATTTGATGAAAGAAATACAGTCGAATACGAGGGGGAAGTCCTTTTCGAAGGGGAAAATTTATTGAAATTATCAAAAGCCAATATGCGTAAGGTTCGGGGTAATGATATTTCAATGATTTTTCAAGATCCACTCAGTTCATTAAATCCAGTGTATACAATTGGTGATCAAATAAGAGAAG comes from Sporosarcina sp. FSL K6-3457 and encodes:
- a CDS encoding ABC transporter permease gives rise to the protein MSVANKTADFQQVASKLKKQQRQLVIRRLLTNKLMVFGGIIFVVFAFMALIGPHLMTYDPYEMKVAERLQAPSAAHWLGTDEFGRDLLTRIVYGAKVSMGVGLAVTAISSVFGLMIGLYASYYRLLDHILMRICDGLMSIPGILLAIALMAALGPSSTNVIIALSIVFTPNIARIVRSSALTIREQTYIEAMHAQGASAMRIIWRHIAPNTISPLVVQATFVFAEAIISEAALSFLGAGIPAPEPSWGNILFAGKLVIFKAWWMVVFPAAIIVLSVLGLNLLGDGLRDFIDPHTSKKNKK